The following proteins are co-located in the Engraulis encrasicolus isolate BLACKSEA-1 chromosome 2, IST_EnEncr_1.0, whole genome shotgun sequence genome:
- the tob1a gene encoding protein Tob1a produces the protein MQLEIQVALNFIISYLYNKLPRRRVNIFGEELERQLKQKYEGHWYPDKPYKGSGYRCIHVGEKVDPVVEQAAKESGLDIEDVRNNLPQDLSVWIDPFEVSYQIGEKGPVKVLYVDDSNDNGLELDKEIKNSFNPEAQVFMPINEPPSGASPTSSSPSPPFGQSASVSPTFMPRSTQPLTFTTATFAATKFGSTKMKSSGRNGNGNGSSSGGGSGKVARTSPTNLGLNVNNLLKQKAISTSMHSLYGLGLGAPPQPQQPKPSALSPNAKEFVFPSLQGQGSPSGVFPGDGSLGLAHLPYSNAFDVFAAYGGLNEKSLMDGLNFSLNNMQYSNQQFQPVMAN, from the coding sequence ATGCAGCTTGAAATCCAAGTAGCACTCAACTTTATCATTTCTTATCTGTACAACAAGCTGCCACGGCGACGTGTGAATATCTTTGGGGAGGAGCTAGAGCGTCAGTTGAAGCAGAAGTACGAGGGACACTGGTACCCCGACAAGCCATACAAGGGATCCGGCTACCGATGCATTCACGTCGGAGAGAAGGTGGACCCCGTGGTGGAGCAAGCTGCCAAAGAGAGCGGGTTGGACATCGAGGACGTGCGCAACAACCTGCCTCAGGACCTCAGTGTCTGGATCGACCCATTCGAGGTGTCTTACCAGATCGGGGAGAAGGGACCCGTCAAGGTGCTCTATGTGGACGATAGTAATGACAATGGGCTGGAGCTGGACAAGGAGATCAAGAACAGTTTTAACCCTGAGGCGCAGGTCTTCATGCCCATCAACGAGCCTCCATCTGGGGCTTCTCCCACGTCCAGCTCGCCCTCCCCTCCCTTTGGCCAGTCGGCCTCCGTCAGCCCCACCTTCATGCCCCGCTCCACTCAGCCTTTAACCTTCACCACTGCCACCTTCGCCGCAACCAAGTTCGGCTCCACCAAGATGAAGAGCAGCGGCCGCAACGGCAACGGAAACGGCAGCAGTAGCGGGGGTGGCAGTGGCAAGGTGGCCCGCACCTCTCCCACCAACCTGGGCCTGAATGTCAACAACCTGCTGAAGCAAAAAGCCATCTCCACATCCATGCACTCACTCTATGGCCTCGGCCTGGGCGCTCCACCCCAGCCCCAGCAACCCAAGCCCTCCGCCCTGTCCCCTAACGCCAAGGAGTTTGTGTTCCCCAGCCTGCAGGGTCAGGGCAGCCCAAGTGGGGTGTTTCCTGGGGACGGTTCCCTGGGCCTGGCCCACCTCCCGTACAGCAATGCCTTTGACGTTTTTGCGGCCTATGGTGGACTCAACGAGAAGTCCCTGATGGATGGCTTGAATTTCAGCTTGAACAACATGCAGTATTCTAACCAGCAATTCCAGCCAGTCATGGCCAACTAG